CGCCGCGGACATGCCCACCCAGGTCTACACCGCCTCGCTGGGAGAGTTTGATACCCACGCCGACCACAAGATCACCCACGAGTACCTGATGGCTGCCCTGGGCGGGTGTCTGGAAGCCTTCTTCCAGCAGCTGCGGCAGATCAGCACCGCCAAGGGGGCAGCGGAGGACCGTGTGATCGTCGTGGTGTGGAGCGAATTCGGACGCCGCATCGAAGAGAGCGACAGTGGCACCGACCATGGTGCCGGCGGGCTCGCCTTCGCGGTGGGTAAGCCGGTGAAGGGCGGGGCCTACAGCGCGTACCCCAGCCTGGTGAAGGGTCTGGCGGATCCTGTGCTGGATGGCAACCTTGAAACCACGGTCAACTTTCTCCGCCTGCAAGCCACGCTGTTGGAGAAGTGGCTGCCAGGGGGCTCGGGGACTTCGGCCGCGAATCTGGGTTCCAGCGACCCGAAATACATCCAGCCCATTCCCTTCCTCTAACGAACCAGGTTCCCTCCGATCCGCTGATCTGAAGCCTGCATGGGTCAGGTGGCCCCGGCGACGTTCTCCGCTCTTGCCGGGGCTGCTCCACATCAGAGCTGGATTGACGGAAAGGGTCGGCTAAGGCGAGAGACCCTCCTCGATCCAAAGGTGGATCCTGCGCCCATCCATAGGGATCTGTGTGGGAGTGGACCAGAGGTTTTTCTGTGGAAGCGGATCTATGCATCGAGGTCGGTTCTGACATTGATGGAGACATCGTCCACCCGCCCAGTTGGCCGTCGGGGCAGCTCCTGACATACAGCCACCCTTCCTTTCCTCCTGATTTGTCCACCACTGATCCATCCCTGGTGCGCGAGTCTTCCACCTGCCTGCTCCATGACCGCCCACGTCCAATCCTCTGCACCCGCCCTGCGCTTCCTTGCCGCTCTCCTGTGCGTGGCGGTGGCCCTGGCCTGCTCGGGGCACTCGGCGTCTGCACCCGCCCTCCCTCCGCCACCACCCCCTGCAGCGGTGACGTTCTCCATCGACATCCAGCCCACTCTGCTGCTTCCGTACTGCGGATCCGCCACCAGTGGTTGCCACGGCCAGAGCCCGCTGCCACAGGGCTTCGTCCGCTTCGATGTCAGCGACACCCGGAACCTCCGTCAGTGCTATGACGAACTGAAGGCCTACCCCCTCAGCTTGCCGGGCTGGGAGGTGGTGAAACCTGGCGATTCGGCCCACTCACTGCTCTACGACAAGCTGGCCAGCGGCCAAGAGAATCGCCAACCGGTCACGGGCCATCCCATGCCCCCCAACGCCCAGCTGGATCCCAGATTCGTCACCCTTGTCCGCACCTGGATCGACCAGGGCGCCCCCTTTTAGCGAGGCAACCATGGCAGGACTGTTTGATGTCGCCAAAAGCAGCTGGACTTTGGACGACGTGCTTCACTTCAGCCGCAGGGCAGGATTCCACCTGAAGCCAGAGGACGCCCAGGTGCTGGTGGCAGCTGGCCCCTCCGCTACGGTCGATGCCTGGCTGGATGCCACGGCGAGTGAGACCGCCTACACGACGGCTCGCGATACGCAAGGCGATGTTTACTATGAATCCGCGACCGAGGGCACCAACCAGGGGCCCCACGGGTTCACCCTGACCCCGCGGGGCTGGATGAAGGAAGCGCAGGGCCATTTCTGTTTCTCGATGCAGTTCAATCCCAACCAGGCCAAGGAGCGGCTGGCGCTGTTCTGGCACCAACTCTTCGCCACCGGCGCCACCAAAGTCGATAACGTCGCCTTGATGGCCAACCAGATCCAGCTGTTCCGGGATCAGGGCCGAGGTCCCTTCGCGGATCTTCTGAAGGCGGTGAGCCATGATCCGGCCATGTTGCGTTGGCTGGATGGCATTGCCAACAACGTGGATGGCACTGGGAAGGCACCTAACGAGAACTACGCCCGCGAGGTCATGGAGCTCTTCTCCCTGGGGCCCTACAACGGCTATGGGGAAGCGGATATCAAGGCCTTCGCCCAACTGTTTGCCGGGTGGACCTTTTATTCCAGCGGGTCCGAACTGGTCGCTGATGCCGGATACCCATGGGTGGTCAGCAATGGCCACGCCATCGTGGCCACGGGGCAGACCAATCCCATCGGGGCCCCCATGGTGTTGGACGGGTCGGGAAGCACCCTCGCGGCGAATGAGAAGCTGCCCAACCGCCGGAATTTCCCCGCGAGTGCCACCGTGACCTTGTTCGGAACCACTGTGCCGGTGATGGGTGCGGATTTGGGAGAGAACGCGCTGGCGCTCATCACCACCACCCGAGCCACCGAATGCGCCCAGTTCCTCGCCAAAAGGATCCTCCGGCATTTCCTGGCCCCGGAAACTGATCTGAGCACGACCGTGTTCAACGATTTCGTGGCCACGCTCAAGGCGGAAAAGTTCCACATCGGGAATGCCCTGAAGAAGCTCTTCAAGAGCGACACCTTCTATCAGGCTCCTTACCGGTTCGCCTTGGTGGAAGGCCCCGTGGCTTGGATGATCCGACAGGCCCGAGCCCTCTGCCCTGATCTCGGCAAGGCGTTGGTCACGCCGCTTAAGGGAACTCCCGGCGTGCCTAGTTTTCCCGTGTATGCAGGAGGGCAATACAACGATCTCGAACAGATGGCCTGGCATCTCGAGTACGCGGGCCAGAAACTTCTGGATCCCAAGGGCCCCAACGGCTGGGGTGAGCACCTTTCCTGGATCAACAGCAACACGGCCCGCTACCGCAGTCGGTTGGCAGCGGCCCTGGCCTACGGCCCCAATGATTTCACGCGGGATGGGCGGGACCATCCCCAGTTATCGGATGTGGGTTTCTTCCCCTCGGACCCAGTGGTGTGGTTCCCGACGAAACCTGCCACCCCGGTCGATGTGTGGAACCGCCTGGTGGATCTGATCCAACCTGCGCCCATTCCCACAGCCTTGAGAGATCAGACGCTCACGGGCCCCAGTGGCCTCTGGGGTGCGGGTCAGGCCTTTGCAGGATGGAACGCCACCGATCAAAGCAAGGCTCGCGACCTGGCTTTCATTCTTCTCTCCACGCCCTACGCCCAGGTTCACTAGGAGCCCGCCATGACCACTCGGCGCACCTTCATCCAAGTGATGGCCTCCGGTGCCACGGCCGCCCTGGGCCTTGGCTGCGGGGGCAGCGGATCCAGCAGCAAGGGGTCGGGCAGCAGCAGCACGCCGACCAATGGCCCCAGCCTCGATTCCCTCACGCCCGGACACGGAAAGGCCGGAGATAGCCTCACGCTGAACGGCCAGAACCTCACCGCCACCAGCCAGGTGTTCTTCAACACCACCAGTGCCACTCCCACGGCCATGACGGCTGCCACGGTGGTGGTGACGGTGCCCGCCGGACTCACGCCCGGGCAGGTGTCCATCACAGCGCGGGTGGGTTCCGTCACGACCAATGCCTTGGCCTTCACGGTGGATGCCATCGCCCTGGTGCCCCAGCTCACCAGCGTGGCTCCGGCCAGCGCTTCCGCGGGCACCTCCATCCAGATCACGGGTGTGAACCTGGCGGCAGTGGATGCGGTCAAATTTGGCACCGCGTCTGTGGCCCCGCAAAGCGCCACCGCCACCACCCTGAATGTGCTGGTGCCTGCAGGCCTGGCTCTCGGAGCCACCTCCATCGTGGCCCACAGCTCCGGCGGTGACAGCAATGCTCTGAACTTCACGGTGCTGGCGGGCACAAGCCCTGTGGTGGCTGAACCCATCCTGGTTCACATCTACCTGAACGGTGGCAACGATCTCCTCGATACCCTGCCTCCGTTGGGTGGCGCCGAAGGGGATGCCTATCTCAAGGCCCGTGCCACCATGCACATCAACGCCGCCGACACCTTCGACACGGGCAAGGGTTTCGGCATCAGCAACCGCTTCCTCTACGCCAGCAAGTGGTGGAAGGATGGGCGGCTGGCCCTGCTGCCGGGCATCGGCGTGGACAACCCGAACTACAGCCACTTTGTCAGCCATGACGTGTGGAACTGGTCCACGGCGGCCACCCCTGACAACACCGGCTGGCTGGGCCGATGGGCCGATGTCGCCTTCAGCAACACCGACGCCATGCGGGCCCTTTGCGTGGACAGTTCCCTGCCTGGATTGGCTCAGGGCAAGAACCGCCAGTTTGTCGCCATCAGCAGCATCGATGGTTTCCGCTGGCCTTCCATGCTCGAGCCCTATGAATGGAATAACAGCAAAGATTTCGGCGTGGCCACCTGGTCCAAGGAGGATCGGCTGCGAAGCCTGTACGAGCCCTTCCTCGCCGCGGCGAAGACCGATGCCCATGCCTCCGTGCAGGGCGTGGGCGGCGGGTACAGTCTGTTCTACACGGCGCAGGATGAATTCAATCGGCGCATGGCGGCGTTTCTAGATCCCAACCGAACGGTCCAGCCCTTCGAGAAGGTGCTCTACCCCAGCGATCCCACCTATGTCATCGATCCGGCCCTCCCGCTGCCATCGGGCGCGGCCAGCCGGATCACTGCCAAGTTCGGCTCGGAGTACAGCCACACCTACCTGGCCAATGAACTGAAATTCATCGCCCAGATGATCGCCGCGGACATGCCCACCCAGGTCTACACCGCCGAACTCGGTGGCTTCGACACTCATGCTGGCCACCAAGCCACCCATGAGTACCTCATGGCTTCTCTGGGCACCTGCATCGAGTCCTTCTTTGAGCAGCTGAAGCTGATCAGCACGGCCAAGGGAGCGGCCGAGGATCGGGTGATCGTGGTG
This sequence is a window from Geothrix sp. PMB-07. Protein-coding genes within it:
- a CDS encoding IPT/TIG domain-containing protein produces the protein MTTRRTFIQVMASGATAALGLGCGGSGSSSKGSGSSSTPTNGPSLDSLTPGHGKAGDSLTLNGQNLTATSQVFFNTTSATPTAMTAATVVVTVPAGLTPGQVSITARVGSVTTNALAFTVDAIALVPQLTSVAPASASAGTSIQITGVNLAAVDAVKFGTASVAPQSATATTLNVLVPAGLALGATSIVAHSSGGDSNALNFTVLAGTSPVVAEPILVHIYLNGGNDLLDTLPPLGGAEGDAYLKARATMHINAADTFDTGKGFGISNRFLYASKWWKDGRLALLPGIGVDNPNYSHFVSHDVWNWSTAATPDNTGWLGRWADVAFSNTDAMRALCVDSSLPGLAQGKNRQFVAISSIDGFRWPSMLEPYEWNNSKDFGVATWSKEDRLRSLYEPFLAAAKTDAHASVQGVGGGYSLFYTAQDEFNRRMAAFLDPNRTVQPFEKVLYPSDPTYVIDPALPLPSGAASRITAKFGSEYSHTYLANELKFIAQMIAADMPTQVYTAELGGFDTHAGHQATHEYLMASLGTCIESFFEQLKLISTAKGAAEDRVIVVVWSEFGRRITESDSGTDHGAGGLAFAVGKPVKGGVYSAYPSLVKGLADKTLDGNLETTVNYLRLQATLLEKWLPGGVGTSATILGSSDPKYIQPIPFL
- a CDS encoding DUF1800 family protein; the encoded protein is MAGLFDVAKSSWTLDDVLHFSRRAGFHLKPEDAQVLVAAGPSATVDAWLDATASETAYTTARDTQGDVYYESATEGTNQGPHGFTLTPRGWMKEAQGHFCFSMQFNPNQAKERLALFWHQLFATGATKVDNVALMANQIQLFRDQGRGPFADLLKAVSHDPAMLRWLDGIANNVDGTGKAPNENYAREVMELFSLGPYNGYGEADIKAFAQLFAGWTFYSSGSELVADAGYPWVVSNGHAIVATGQTNPIGAPMVLDGSGSTLAANEKLPNRRNFPASATVTLFGTTVPVMGADLGENALALITTTRATECAQFLAKRILRHFLAPETDLSTTVFNDFVATLKAEKFHIGNALKKLFKSDTFYQAPYRFALVEGPVAWMIRQARALCPDLGKALVTPLKGTPGVPSFPVYAGGQYNDLEQMAWHLEYAGQKLLDPKGPNGWGEHLSWINSNTARYRSRLAAALAYGPNDFTRDGRDHPQLSDVGFFPSDPVVWFPTKPATPVDVWNRLVDLIQPAPIPTALRDQTLTGPSGLWGAGQAFAGWNATDQSKARDLAFILLSTPYAQVH